The Homo sapiens chromosome 15 unlocalized genomic scaffold, GRCh38.p14 Primary Assembly HSCHR15_RANDOM_CTG1 genome has a window encoding:
- the LOC102723573 gene encoding 40S ribosomal protein S8-like, translated as MDISWDNWHKCHKTRDKRKPYHKKRKYELGHPAANTKTGPRRIHTVRVWGGNKKYCALRLDVRNFSWGSECCAHKTTIIDVVYNASNNELVRPKTLVKNCIVLIDSTLYRQWYESHYAPPLGCKKGAKLTPEEEEILNKKRSKKIQKKYHERKKNAKISSLLGEQFQQGKLLACIASRPGQCG; from the coding sequence ATGGACATCTCTTGGGACAACTGGCACAAGTGCCACAAAACCAGGGACAAGAGAAAGCCCTACCACAAGAAGCGGAAGTATGAGTTGGGGCACCCAGCTGCCAACACCAAGACTGGCCCCCGCCGCATCCACACAGTCCGTGTGTGGGGAGGTAACAAGAAATACTGTGCCCTGAGGCTGGACGTGAGGAATTTCTCCTGGGGCTCAGAATGTTGTGCTCATAAAACAACGATCATCGATGTTGTCTACAATGCATCTAATAACGAGCTGGTTCGTCCCAAGACCCTGGTGAAGAATTGCATTGTGCTCATTGACAGCACACTGTACCGACAGTGGTACGAGTCCCACTATGCGCCGCCCCTGGGCTGCAAGAAGGGAGCCAAGCTGactcctgaggaagaagagatttTGAACAAAAAGCGAtctaaaaaaattcagaagaaatatcatgaaaggaaaaagaatgccAAAATCAGCAGTCTCCTGGGGGAGCAGTTCCAGCAGGGCAAGCTTCTTGCATGCATTGCTTCAAGGCCAGGACAGTGTGGCTGA